GCTCTTTATGAATACCACGGGGATGAACACGGCCACGGTAGTGAGGGTCGACGCGGTTATTGCCATGCCGACCTCCCTGGTGCCGTTCAATGCGGCGTCCCGCGGGGAATCCCCCATCTCCTGTCTCCGGAATATGCTTTCCAGCACCACGATGGAGTTGTCGACAAGCATACCGACGCCCAGTGCCAGCCCGCCTAGCGACATGAGGTTCAGTGTCTGGTTGCCCGCATACATCAGCACAAAGGTGAACACGATTGACAGAGGAATCGCAGTGGCAACGATCAGCGTGCTCCTCAAGTGTCGTAGGAAGAGATACAGGACAGCTACTGCAAGAAACGCCCCTATCGCTGCATTGTTCCCGATATCGGATATGGCCTTGGTGATGAACTTGGACTGATCGAAGGCGTAGCTCAGTTCGATGTGGGGGTAGTCCTGGCGAAGTCCCGCAATGGCGGCCTTCACCCTATTCGCCACAGTCACAGTATTCTCGCCGGACTGCTTGAACACCAGAAGAACCACGGCTGGCTTCCCATTGATACGGGTGAAGCCCTCGGCCTTCTGGTCGATCTCATCGACTCTCGCAATGTCGCCGACTGTGAGGAACGACGGCATCAGGAAAGACAGCCCGAAAAGCCCCGATGATCCTGTCTGAGACTCAGTCCGCTTCTTCAGACCCAGGGCCAGGTTGGCTATATCGTCGGCGGAAGTGAATTTCGCCCCGACTTTGGCCTGATAACGGACCCCGTCGTCCACAACAACTCCTGCAGGGATGGACATGTTCTGATAGGCAACGAGTTGCTGGAGCAAGGTCGGGGAAAGACCGTTCTCAACTAACGCAGAATGGTCATATTCCACCGTGATGACCCTCTCCGCTCCGCCACTTATGGATACACCCGCAACGCCTTCGATACGCTCCAGAGCAGGCTTGACAACCTCACGAGCCTCGCGAGTCACATCACCTATCTCCCCGGGCGCCCCAACAGTCATCATCAAGACAGGGATTTGCGACGGGTCCAACCGGCTCACGATGGGAGTCTGGGCCCCTTCCGGGAGCAGGAACTGCATCCGATCCAGGTTCGCGCGTATCTCTTCCTGCGCGGCGCCGAGGTCTGTACCCCAGTTAAACTCGGCAATGGCGAGGGAGACATTCTCCATGCTCATCGAGGTCACGTTCCGGATGTTCCGGACGGACCGCAAGGCCCGCTCTACCTGCACGGATACCGTGGCCTCCACGGTCTCGGGGTCGGCCTGGGGATAGACAGTCACCACAGCGGTCATGGGGAAGTTGAGTTCGGGCAGGAGATCGAGACCGAGCCTGTCGAGGGACAGGTACCCGAATAAAAGAATGGCGGCGACTGCAACCATGACGGTCACCGGCCGGCGGATTGAGACAGATGCTAAGTTCATAGGAGTTCCCCCCAGTACCGGCGCGTCACTTGAGGTCAGTCACGCGCGTTCCTTTAGGAAGCTCGCGGAGCTTGTTGGGGTCCAACTTGAAGTTGTAATTCAGGTTGCCGATTACCACGTTCGCAAGCTTCCTGGACTGCGCATCGAAGACCTCGACCTTCTTGACGAGATATGTCTCGCAGTCCACCCACACCAGCTGGAACCCTTCAGGCCGGTCAGGGACTCGCGTCTCCATGACGTAGTGCGGGATACGTTCGACCCTCTCTTGGCGCAGGAGCTTAATGGTGAGCGCCGCTGTGGGGTCGAGGGCGAGCAAACGGTCCGGATCCAGCGACGTGAGGTCCACACCAAGCTGGGACGCGATGACGCTTGACTTGCCTCTGAAGGCCTGCCCGGTGACAGGCATGTACACAGTGGCGATATCCTTCTTCAGGTCCACGATGACGATTTGCCCCTCAAGCACGGGGTGCTGGGTTATCTCCATCCTCGTCAGCTTGTTGGGCCTGTCCCCCGTCACCCTGACCATCACTTTCATCGGGTCTCTGCCGGGGGTCTCCCAATACTCCGCCACCACATCGGCCTGGATGGTTTGCATCTCGTTCAGCCTCTGGGTGACTTTGGCTGCGATCTCTTCGGCAGCGGGGGCGCCGACACAGGCTGCGTTCAGGCCCGCCATGGCAAGAGACAGCACGACGGAAATTGTGAAAGCCCAACCGAAAGCCCGAAAGGAACGGGGGTGATTTGGTGCATATAGCAAAGTGCCTGACACGCGGCGTGCCCCCAATCACTCCAAATGAACAAGTCAACACCAGAATCATTATAGGCATCGCGCAAATAGCATGTCAACAAAGGCAAGATACGGTCTGCCAGGGAAAAACCTCAATGTCTATGACGTCGAGCTGGCGGCCACAGTTCCACTGGTTTCCCTTCCCTCATGGCAGAGATGATATTGGCTCTAACCATCTTGTTCTCTCGGGACAATTCGCGAAGGAGATGCCTGACCCTTGCGCGCACGGAATGACCTGAGTGAGGGCACGGGTTGGATACGGGCTCGAATCCGGTGAGCCTGGTGCCTCGTATTACCTCCCGCTCCGAGAAGTAGAGCAATGGCCGGATGACGGTAACCCCAGTCCTGGAGAGATGAGTCTTCCAGGGAAGCGCGAGGATACGTCCGGAGTACAGAAGGTTCATCAGGAAAGTCTCGCAGGCGTCATCGAGATGGTGCGCCAAGGCTACCTTGGTGAATCCTTCTCTCGCAGCAAACCGGTTCATCGCAGCCCGGCGGAAAAACGAACAGACAGCGCAAGGGCTCTCTTTCGGTGAGCGCTCATCGATGATATCCGCAATCTGCGTCTTGATGACGTGGTACGGCACGCCGAGTTGTCCGCAGTATTCGCCCATGCTCGCCGAGTCCAGGGGTTCGGTGAAACCCAGGTCGACTGTGACTGCCTGTAGATCGAAAGGAACCTCGGAGTAGCCGCGGAGGACGTTCAGCGCATAGAGCATGAAGGCACTGTCCTTTCCGCCCGACAGGCCCACGAGCACCCTGTCGTCCGGGTCTATCAGTCCAAACTCCATGATGGCTCGCCAGAGCTTGGTGTGGTAGGGTTTCGGCAGATAGTTGCCAGGCATCCACCAGGCCTCCCAGCCTCATGATAAAAAGGACATGGCCAAAGGTCGGCCATGTCTTAAAGTGGCGGAGAGAGGGGGATTCGAACCCCCGCTAGGGTTTCCCCTACTAATGGTTTAGCAAACCATCCCCTTCAGCCTGCTTGGGTATCTCTCCACTCACAGCCCGAAAACCT
This region of Bacillota bacterium genomic DNA includes:
- a CDS encoding tRNA 2-thiocytidine biosynthesis TtcA family protein, producing the protein MPGNYLPKPYHTKLWRAIMEFGLIDPDDRVLVGLSGGKDSAFMLYALNVLRGYSEVPFDLQAVTVDLGFTEPLDSASMGEYCGQLGVPYHVIKTQIADIIDERSPKESPCAVCSFFRRAAMNRFAAREGFTKVALAHHLDDACETFLMNLLYSGRILALPWKTHLSRTGVTVIRPLLYFSEREVIRGTRLTGFEPVSNPCPHSGHSVRARVRHLLRELSRENKMVRANIISAMREGKPVELWPPARRHRH